The nucleotide window AAAGAGATTTGAGAATGAACTAATCCTATGAAGTTTATAAAAGTTAAATGATCATATAAAATAAGAGCGTTTGAATTTTAGCTTATTCAGGAATGTAAATTTTTATTCTCCGTCAAGCAAAGATCCATCCCTTCAGGTTCCAGAATAAAACATTTTCTATTTTCATTTTATGCACTAACACAAGGAAATAACTGTAGATAATGGATTCCTACTTGTTAAATAAATTTTGGGATGCACTATGAATGTTGAAGATCCAGCCCCAATTCTGTATCTTCTCCGAATACTTTTGTAACAGCTGAAATCCCATTTCAGGAAGAACCTGTCATTAACAGACAAAGAAAGTAATTGGTTTACCAGAGAATTTAATAAGAGAGAGCCTCACAAAATAAAGCAAAAGGAGTATCAACAAGACTAAAAAAATGCTGACTTACCAACTCCTGCTCTGATTCCAGATAAGTAACTCTTCTGCCTTCACCAGACACAACCTGTGATTGTGATTCATCCATCAATACAAGATCACGAATCATAGCATGTACCTTCTTTTTGacctttttctttaaatatttagAGCTTTATCCTAATATGGTATTTAATATGTACCTGCCGGCGCAGTTCTTCCACACGAATTCGTTCATCTGCTGCATGCTGAAAAACATGGTATAATAATTAGGTAAATGCATGCAAAATTAACCAACATATGACTTCACACCAAATAAAGAGCCTCTGGACATTTAAATTCATTGACATGAATCTGGCACATAAGACTCGGTAATCACTACATAGAAAATCAGGTTCAACAGCTCCTAAATCACATTAGATGCTTGCCCCATGCATTTTGGCAGCTCCTATATTATATTAGATGCTTCATTCAAGTTGcattatatttcatatgtgatgATTAAATCAACAAATTTTCCGACAGACCACCTGTAATCCATCCTGCACAAGCCTATAAATTCCAAATTGGATAACAGTTCTCTGATGTCAGCAAGCTGCTGATACAAACCATCTGAATCAGTGGAGTTCAAACACACACATGCATAAAGTCTGTGATAGGCCAGTTTGTGGTAGTTCAGAAAGTAATATATTGCTTTGATATATATGAGACTAGGTATGTTTAAGGCATTTGGATGACGTAGATTAAGGCATGATCTATCCAACTTACTGGGGTAGTAGGGGCATTGGGATAAGTCATGGTAGTCTTATATCAGAGTACATGTAGGAAATGCAAATATGTAGATCAATAGGTCTGCTAAAAATGGACCATCTGAGTGCTTTACAAGTGGCATATTACAGCATGAAGCCATTGCCATAGTGTTGTGTATCTCATGCCAACTACTAGGATTTTATAGCTTATTAACAAGTCAGCATCGAGCCTAAGTGAGGAAGATTATAACACCCAGATTACTGCCTCCAAGGATTCAAGTGCTAATTAAACTCAGGATGTTAGTTGATTATCAAAACAATGCATTCCTTGTCCTGCTGGCATATCACAGACATAGCTTTGCAAGCCAAACTGTATGGTTTTCCTTTATTAACCTGAACAAAAGAACCAACTGAAGAATGGAACAAACAAAGGTTGCAATGCCACCTGGTACAGTATGGTGCAGACGGTATTTACCGGTCCGACAACTTACCGGTATGTAGACCAAGGTGAACTGGGTGGTACACCTGGTACAAGGCCCATAACATCCGGTACAGTGCTTGTACCACTCAGTATAACTAATATAGGGCATATCATCTGGTACAAGGCTTATACCACCTGATACAGATGGTATATGTCCTGTAACGGGCAgttctttttgttgtttttttgGTATTTTTACAGTCTTGTTTTGAAACTCAGTACATACCAGTGTATCGACACTTGGGATACGATACCAGTCCGAACCTTATCTGGTACAGTAATACACAAATTGCGAACCTTGGAACAAAGTAGAAGAACTTTGACTGTTCCCAAGTTCACATACAAAAGGTACATGTGGCAACAAAAGATTCGCAAAAACTACATAACAACACAAAAAAGTCCCTGAGCACCTCATTGGTGCTGATGAAACAACAGGCTAACATCATTGGTGCTGacgaaacaaagagagagaatACAAATGGCAAACTTTTACAGAAACTCAAGCAATTTTCTAGTCATCTGTTCACATCTTCCGATCTCTGAGCACCTGTCTACCAAGACAACCATCGCCTCctttctctttttcctctctcATGTTGTGCAAACCCTAGATGAAGCCCTGTGTGATTTTTCTCACCCTCAAAGAATACCGATAGATCAAAAATAAAGGACTGAATCAGTCCTTTAATAAAGGATAAGTTCAGTCCTTCATCCTAAATGACCAGTATGGTCCTGAAGCAAGCCACTCCTGTTAGAGACGGGCCTGAGACAAATCCACAATGATTGGCCCACTATGAGCCTGCACCTATTACGGACCTAAATAGGGGCTAGGCAGGGCACCATTCATCTTTCATCCCACTCCTCTAATAAAACAAGATGTTTCAAGCGAGAATTAGGATTTCACAcaaaacataaattagattaaCTAAAAGACTAGATGGATCAAGCACTTAAGAATTTTCGATCATGTGGCTTAATGTCCATTGTATCCAACTATCCAAGTTGTTCTATAAAATTGAATTGTTATAATATCAGAGGGGACCTAAACCCACGAATATATGGATTAGTCGATCCGATAGCAAGAGATACCTATGAATGATGAAAGAGATATGTCGTGACATGAACGACAAATACTGATCCCTTATTTTTCAAGCAAGTTCAGGTGTTTGTCACATTTAGTTCAACATTTGCCCAACCCATGTACTCCTGCTGATCTATGAGAATCTTTATAATAGCATATTGTAGAATGTAGACAAGCacaaaaatacaagaaaaacgAAAAAAATCAAACAGCTTTATGCTGCTGAATGGCTCAACAAAGAAGATTGATGCAAATATgctttcaaataaaatcaaaacaaaatattaaaaCATTAAAACAGTGGACCttggtttaaactttaaactgGGCCTATGACATATCAGAGTATCAGATAACCCATCCCACTAGTACCTGACATACTACTCAATATGCAGTCATATCTTAGACCAGCAAAAGCATCCATGTTATGTCTATTGTTGCAGGTTAGAGTAAGTTCACATGAAAAGCTTTAGCATTCAACAGCAACACAATCAAAATGCATACAACAATTAAGCCAGCAAGAGAATGAGCATAGAGGAAGTGACTAGTGagaaaaaaagatgataaaagcACATCAACAAGTGATGTTCAGACTTCAGAAAAAACATACAGCAATTGGATGCTTtaagcctttaacaaagatgcttTTTTAAAAGCAACACTTTTGTGTTTTGAAttagaataaaattttaaattacagATCAATAGCATCATGTAATTAGGAATATTCACAACCTTAAATCTGCCAACAATGGTACGTCAGTAGACTAACATTTTAAATAATCAAGACaactatcatcatggaaattgttAACAGAATGTGCACAAGAAAATAACAAGTTCTTTCACCATAGATTAAGAGAAGGTGTGAAATGAATACCTGATCAATGATCATCAGTCTTCCATTTGCCATCACTGGAATAAATTTCTTGTCCACCTGATAGAGAACCCTGGCATTGTGAAGGCAGTCCTTATTGATTAATTCAGGCACTAATGAGTCACCAGAGATATGTAAAAGCCCAGAAGATATATCGAGTATATCATTGGTCTGTTCCACAAGCTTGTGTAAAATGTCTTCATCCTATGAAAATAAGTAAAAGAAAGGTCATTCCTCACAGATATGCAGTGTAATCATTCCTCACAAACTGAGAATTGACATAGTAGAGATTCTCAACTTTAGTCTGCGGAATACCAAAGCGCCACTTGGCAAGTCCAGAAGCTGAATATTCTGGAACATCATCAATTGCATCAGCTTGGCCATAGTGTCTTTTGTCAAAGGTACTTGGTTTTTCATTACTCGGTTCTCTAGTTAAAAGAACAAAATTGTTTAAAATCAATAACAACCACTAAGTGCCAAACAATGAAACGGGCAACAAGGAAGCTACATCATATATGGCTGGAAATCCTCAGAAGGGACAGGCTGCGAACATGGCTGAGATGCATTAGGTTGTAGCATGTTATCCAATAAGCACACAGCCTCTGCAAGACATAGAAAAAGGATATTAGAGATGACTGAACAAGAACAGAATCTCTATAATACATGAATGCAAGCAGTATCAAAAGACCAAATTATAGACAGGAGTCACAACTCACAGGAAAATATGTAAAACAGCCAACAGACCTGATAAGTCTTTGGAGACTGCAGAACTAGAATTCTTTGCAGCTACAGAAGTCAGACAACCACACAACACAGAGAATTTGGACTTTCCTTTGTAAAATGGAGGAGCTGACTGACTTCTTGACCTTTCCTTGTAGATTAAAGGCAATTGTTGACTTTGAAATTCCTTCTCATTCCATAGGCTTCCAACCACCACATTATCCTTTTCTATAGTGAGCAATTTGGGGTTGAAAAttttctcagtaacactgatatcCAAAACGTCAGAAGGAAACAAGCTTATTTGATCATTAATCTTACTAGATGCGCAAACATTTTCAAAGGCCACCTCATCTGAAGGGTCACTAATGTCCGTATTACTTATGGGATGTAAAGAGCAATTATCATCCAAGTTGTTCGCTGGATATATCATGCTGGGAAGTTCCCAAGTGGACCAGTGTTGAGTAGGGCTAAGATATTCATCCTTAACTTTTGTTGTTCCAAGAGGCCAAGTTCCATCACCTTCTACAGACATCAATTTTTCTTCTGAGATACTCCTATTTGCAGGATCAAAAATAGTTCTAAGAGATCTAGCGTGCCATGCACATGGGTAAGGAGATCCACATCTGGAGCTAGCTTCCCAATCTTGTAGGCAACTATCAAGCCTTTTGTCTTTACTTGAACAACCTTGATCAAGAGAACAAGGATCAACCAAATCAATTGATGATACATCTAAATGCTTAGTTGTCCGGCATTTTCTAATTACACCAATTGAATGCATCGAGGCATCAAATGATTCTTGAGTatatgtatccctagtgtctaaaTTCTCAGTACTGTAATCAGCATCCATGAGATCAATATTATCATGAAGAAAAACGTCGCTTCCTGACTGACCAATCCTAACATCATAACCACTGCATCTTGAGTAGTATGCTGAGTCACAGTTATCATTTTTTATTAGAGAACAGCTGCTAGCACCTGATTTGCTGAGCTTTTTCAGGAAAGGTGATGAAAATTCAACTTCGTGGTCATTTATCATGACACCATGAAAATCAAGGGCATTGGTAGTCTTAACTGCTTCCCTACTCAAATTTCCGACTCTTTCCGGACACTTGTTTTTCCATTTTGAGCCTAAAATATTGTGCTTTTTGCCAAATTGACGTACAGGATCCAGAATAACATGATTTTGCGGCAGAAAATAATCACCAGCATTCTCATAATGATCAATGTCTAAACAACTCATGTGATCAGGACTGGACTCAAGCAAATGCCCTGCATCATTTGCAGAACAACGGAGAGAATTATATTCCCCAAAATAATAATCATCAGCATTATCATAATGATCAATGTCTAAACAACTCATGTTATCAGGACTGGACCCAAGCAAATGCACTGTATCATTTGCAGAACAACGGAGAAAATTATATTCCCCAAAATAATCAGTGTCAGTTTGGCATGgttcaagattcataaaaaatccaTGCAAATCTCTCTTTGATCTTCCTTGATCTTGAGCAGCATCAGTATCCTCTGATGTCAAATCTAGCGGAGTGGTCATCGGTATATGAAGAGAGTTCCGGTGTAAATGATTATTGCTGCTTCTCTTTGTAATATTAGAGCTCTTTACAAGATCTCTTGTGGAAGTTTCTGTGAGAAGTAATTCATAAAGAACCTAGTTAAAAAAATATACTCCAACATCAGCTATATAAATTTCTACATTTCATCCACAAGAGAGTTTTGTACAAGAATATAAGGTGAGAAAGAAAAGCAAGACAGTAAAAAAATAAAGGTTTACTGTTGAAATCACATCATCAAGATCCTTCAAAGGACAAAAACTTATTATGATGTAACACCAATACCTTCCTTCTGTGCTTCACTTTTCCTAAGTGCACCAATTTTCTGGGAACTTCCTACAGATAAACACAACATAATACAGCTTTAGGCTGAAAAAGAAGTAACAAGCATACTATCTTCTTCAACCTTATGAACTATTATGACTGAGAGTTTGACCTTGCAACGATGGTGCCAGATGTTGCTGCCAAGATTGCCTGACAGCTCGTTCAAAGAAAGTTAAGACAGTATCCCAGTCCTAAAAAGAAAGAGCAAGGCCTAAATGTGTGCTCCATAAATAAGGCACAAAGTACATGATACGGTAGTCTAAAACGAGCAAAATATTGAAAAGAAGTCCTAGATAAACAGAATTAGCAATGTCTACAATTGAGCAGCTCATACAAAGTTCAATATTTCTTTAGCCCAAAAAAATGGTCATAAGAGAGTTGAGGGATTTCTGTTCCACGATAAAACCTTTCTAAAGGATGAACTGACATTCTCAGGTTATCCAAGAAGAAGAATTtgacttttattatttttcccgatgtgatgataaagaaaagataataaaaatttgttttcctatttgaagttttttttattatactACATTCTCAAAGACAACCTGAAATATCACCTTGCACCATTAGTGGATAACTTCAACATGGAAAAAGTGAAGACATACAATTACAGGCATTCTTCCCCATGAATCTCAAATGAAAaaagaaattaagtgctttagtgCAATATTCTGTCTTGGTTGATAAAACAAAATAAACCTTCTTATAGTCACAGACAGTACTTAAAAAAGTACAAAACATTGCAAGTTGTTTGCTCCATATATGTTCAAACCTTTCTGCCAGATGTGCCAAGGTTGCAGGGTGAGACACCTTGTCCAATTGAACTATTCAACATTAAAACAAGATTTTAGCAGCTCTATAGCCTAAAAATTTTTATACTGGCCAGTACAACCAACCTACGCATTTCAGGCAATCCAGTCCGgtctaataaaaaattttaaaaatattgaaaTGTATACCGGTCTAGCCATGAACTGCCGACATTTTGGCCAGTCCAGTCCGGTCtaattaagaaaaaagaaaagattccATGGACCCTCGCTGTCGTCGGTCGCTGCAAAATCTCCCCTCTTCTTGCCGTCATCCACTGCTGGCACCACCTAAGTCCCTCTTCTCACTGCCTCTCACTACCTTCTACCGCTGCCTACCTCCCCTCTTCTCACTGCATCCAACTTACCTCACTTCCCTCTCACAACCTCAAAtatgcttcttcctcttctcctcctcttcctcttcctcttcttccttcctcttcctccaccatctcctcttcttcctttctcttcctccaccatctcctcctcttccttcctcttcctcttcctccactgcctcctcttcttccttcctcctctaccTCCACCACACCCTcaacttcctcttcctcttcctcttccttcttccttcctcctcctcttcctccattgacatatgttccttcctcttctccttctttctctttgagcaTTCAGTACATACCAGTATATGAGTGTTGATACACTGGTACCGGTCAGTATGTATCAGACTAATCAGGGATCGGTACAGTACTCCTATGTGACATTGCAGTCTTTAAACCATACAACATGAAATCTTCTTAAAACCTCAGCCTTCAGATATGAACTTAAAGACTGAAAATTCAGCACTCTTCTTAAAGCTTTAGTGGCAAAGCAGAGGGCACATGAATGAGCAAGTGTGCTCAGTGGCAGAACGACCAACAAATTTGAACTGAAGAATGCAGAGAAGATGGGGTATATTTGGAGAAGCGTTCTTTTAATTTCTAGACTGGAGGATACTAGAGGAAAGTTTCTCTAACGAGATAAGTTTCTAGAGGGAAAGTCCCTAATTTTTTATGAATACTTCCAAGGCATCAGACAACAGATGATGAGGGGAAGACCTTAAGATGCAAGAACTCTTAACTGCACCATTATTCACCAAAGAACATGTGATGCAATGGTAAAAGCTCAACCAACTCAAAAGGTTGCATCCGACCAGCATTAAAGTCATTAAAAGGACCTCACGTGGAATATCGCATCGGAGATGCACTACGTGAGCCAAGTGAAGGGGCAAACGAAACGAAGGCCAAAACAAAGGCCAGCTCAACAAGCTCAAAGAGGGCTCAAATCGAGAAAGTGATGACAGATCATCACATGGATCTCACATGGAACAATGCATAGGGATGCATGGCAAGGTCAAGACGAAGAAAATACCAAAGGAAATGCCAAAGACAGGCACGAGTCAACAAAGATGAAGGCACATATTGAACTAATGCATATGCACATCAAACTCAACGGAGAATTGACCCATGCAACAGTTGAATGCCAAGGCCACCATTATCTCGACACAAATCAAGAGAAGCAACTTGGATTGGACTCAGTAAAGAGCCTGAGCCACATGGAGTTGACTTGAACCGAAACTTAGCACAAGAGCACCAACTTCATGGTGCATTCCTTGGATGGAGATCAAGGGAACACTAGCATAAGCAAGAGAGGAATAACACCTTAGTTCCCTCATTCAAATGAGTGATGATTCATGATTTGACGCGAATGGTAACATGATTGAAAATAACCTCGAGGGACAGGCACGCACCTAAACTGGACAATGCCATTATACAGGAACCAAGGTGAGCAAGCCTGACTCAAATTGCAGGGGCAAAGTTGGAGACATTGTGGGGCAAGAGTCAGCAAAGGTTAATTCCAATAAGGGTTGGTCCATATATGATTCAACCTCGGACTGAAAAATTCCAATCACTATGAATCCATACCAAAGGTATTTTAAACCTCGATACAAAAGACAATGATGCCTACTTTATGCCAACCATAAGATGATAATTCTGCTAATGGTTTTAGTATATTATAGTTGCTTGGATAAAATTTGATACATGAAGAGTTGATCATGTAACAAACAGCTAGAGTAAAGCCAAAGATCCATTAGATACAATGTAAATTTTGATCATAGAATCTAGAGATGGACAAGGATCtaagaaatttttaaaaatactacACGATAAATTTGAACATTTATATGCTCAAACCACAAGAAAATAAAGCATAAGTGCATAACTATACAAAGAGCTAACACCTTGAATTCAATAATT belongs to Musa acuminata AAA Group cultivar baxijiao chromosome BXJ1-11, Cavendish_Baxijiao_AAA, whole genome shotgun sequence and includes:
- the LOC135597053 gene encoding DNA mismatch repair protein MLH3-like → METIKRLPRNVHGSLRSGVVMFDLPRVVEELVNNSLDANPAKVSVFVNVRTCYIKIEDDGCGITRDELVILGEKYATSKSGLVDDGRSSTHGLGFRGEALLSLSNISIVEVRTKARGKPNAYCKIIKGSKCLFLGIDDQREGVGTTVIVRDLFYNQPVRRRYMQSSSKKVLYCVKKVVLRAALVHSQVSFKLVDIDSEEELICTTPSSSPLPFVSNMFSNEVSDSLHEIVFSDDMLMLSGYISGPGDVCPTKALQYLYVNLRFISKGPIHNLLNNLASSVLCSLALHAVDPEIQGGKRHKIQANPAFILNLHCPTSLYDLHFEPSKTIIEFKDWDTVLTFFERAVRQSWQQHLAPSLQGSSQKIGALRKSEAQKEETSTRDLVKSSNITKRSSNNHLHRNSLHIPMTTPLDLTSEDTDAAQDQGRSKRDLHGFFMNLEPCQTDTDYFGEYNFLRCSANDTVHLLGSSPDNMSCLDIDHYDNADDYYFGEYNSLRCSANDAGHLLESSPDHMSCLDIDHYENAGDYFLPQNHVILDPVRQFGKKHNILGSKWKNKCPERVGNLSREAVKTTNALDFHGVMINDHEVEFSSPFLKKLSKSGASSCSLIKNDNCDSAYYSRCSGYDVRIGQSGSDVFLHDNIDLMDADYSTENLDTRDTYTQESFDASMHSIGVIRKCRTTKHLDVSSIDLVDPCSLDQGCSSKDKRLDSCLQDWEASSRCGSPYPCAWHARSLRTIFDPANRSISEEKLMSVEGDGTWPLGTTKVKDEYLSPTQHWSTWELPSMIYPANNLDDNCSLHPISNTDISDPSDEVAFENVCASSKINDQISLFPSDVLDISVTEKIFNPKLLTIEKDNVVVGSLWNEKEFQSQQLPLIYKERSRSQSAPPFYKGKSKFSVLCGCLTSVAAKNSSSAVSKDLSEAVCLLDNMLQPNASQPCSQPVPSEDFQPYMIEPSNEKPSTFDKRHYGQADAIDDVPEYSASGLAKWRFGIPQTKDEDILHKLVEQTNDILDISSGLLHISGDSLVPELINKDCLHNARVLYQVDKKFIPVMANGRLMIIDQHAADERIRVEELRRQVVSGEGRRVTYLESEQELVLPEMGFQLLQKYSEKIQNWGWIFNIHSASQNLFNKNLNLLRRHSSGVILVAVPCILGINLNDKDLLEFIQQLVETDGSSTLPPSVLRILNFKACRGAIMFGDSLLPSECSLIVEELKATSLCFQCAHGRPTTVPLLNMASLHEQLAKLKVDQGGSSETWHGLRVHQRPSFRRAQLLLDSAKRFHNG